From a region of the Actinomadura luzonensis genome:
- a CDS encoding pyridoxamine 5'-phosphate oxidase family protein, protein MSVTTTTQGPRLTAEQVWRELGRQSFATVAHLTPDGQPRSSGVVYVTGGRRLYVAVAADSWKARHLARSGRVAVTVPVHRGGLLALLAPIPPATVSFHGTAIVHPGIPDPDGDVWRRLRRLLPEERRETCRVVEIRPEGAFLTYGLGVPLMAMRRPALASARVPIP, encoded by the coding sequence ATGTCCGTAACCACCACCACCCAGGGCCCGCGCCTCACCGCCGAGCAGGTCTGGCGGGAGCTGGGCAGGCAGTCGTTCGCGACCGTCGCCCACCTCACGCCGGACGGGCAGCCGCGATCGAGCGGCGTCGTCTACGTCACCGGCGGCCGGCGCCTGTACGTGGCCGTCGCCGCCGACAGCTGGAAGGCCCGGCACCTCGCGCGCTCCGGCCGGGTCGCCGTCACCGTGCCCGTGCACCGCGGCGGCCTGCTGGCGCTGCTCGCGCCCATCCCGCCGGCCACCGTCAGCTTCCACGGCACGGCGATCGTGCACCCCGGGATCCCGGACCCGGACGGCGACGTGTGGCGGCGGCTCCGCCGCCTGCTGCCCGAGGAGCGGCGCGAGACGTGCCGGGTGGTCGAGATCCGGCCGGAGGGGGCCTTCCTGACGTACGGGCTGGGCGTCCCGCTGATGGCCATGCGCCGCCCGGCCCTGGCCAGCGCCCGCGTGCCGATCCCCTAG
- a CDS encoding MEDS domain-containing protein, translating to MRQVKDVRLGDHVCLAFAHEAEQRAVAGAFVSAGLDRGERVMYFTDDPAPDGVRDWLAEAGVDVSGAVASGRLEVLTAADSYLGPGRFDPDLMIALLRTTVGDSLAAGFAGLRVTGEMSWALRELPGAERLEDYERRVTGLFAEGDSAALCQYDARRFPAHRLTGLRCCHPGEVRMDDLADGERLRVTPSYEPGGELVLRLRGTIDRNTAPAWHAVLDHAAGAGGDVWVDLSELEFIDVAGTRALARAAGRMSDGHRLRVRHASAALRKVLRLTGWDGATGLSIEGGLPPVTRP from the coding sequence GTGCGGCAGGTCAAGGATGTGCGGCTGGGCGACCACGTCTGCCTGGCCTTCGCCCACGAGGCCGAGCAGCGGGCGGTGGCCGGCGCGTTCGTCTCCGCCGGGCTCGACCGGGGCGAGCGGGTGATGTACTTCACCGACGACCCGGCCCCCGACGGGGTGCGCGACTGGCTGGCCGAGGCGGGCGTCGACGTCTCCGGCGCCGTCGCCTCCGGCCGCCTGGAGGTGCTCACCGCCGCCGACAGCTACCTCGGCCCCGGCCGCTTCGACCCCGACCTGATGATCGCCCTGCTTCGCACGACGGTCGGCGACAGCCTCGCGGCGGGCTTCGCCGGGCTGCGGGTCACCGGGGAGATGAGCTGGGCGCTGCGCGAGCTGCCCGGCGCCGAACGGCTCGAGGACTACGAGCGCCGCGTCACCGGGCTGTTCGCCGAGGGCGACTCCGCGGCGCTGTGCCAGTACGACGCCCGCCGGTTCCCCGCCCACCGGCTGACCGGTCTCCGCTGCTGCCATCCCGGCGAGGTGCGCATGGACGATCTGGCCGACGGCGAGCGCCTGCGCGTGACCCCGTCGTACGAGCCGGGCGGCGAGCTGGTCCTGCGGCTGCGGGGCACCATCGACCGCAACACCGCGCCCGCCTGGCACGCCGTCCTCGACCACGCCGCCGGCGCGGGCGGCGACGTGTGGGTCGACCTGAGCGAGCTGGAGTTCATCGACGTGGCGGGCACGCGCGCGCTGGCCCGCGCCGCCGGGCGGATGAGCGACGGCCACCGCCTGCGGGTGCGGCACGCCTCGGCCGCGCTGCGCAAGGTCCTGCGCCTGACGGGCTGGGACGGCGCCACCGGCCTGAGCATCGAAGGAGGGCTCCCGCCCGTGACCCGGCCATGA
- a CDS encoding sensor histidine kinase has translation MSATTTGADHGAPPRLVHHALVYGSDGHFVSVTAPFCQEGLAAGDKVLAVTTAANIALLRAALGRDADDVEFVEAAGWYDAPGRTLAAYDRYVQVHQDGRRRVRVIGEPVWQGRSAAEETEWIRYESALNAAFAGQPAWIVCPYDERVLPGRIVAEARRTHPALLTPGGVRPSDAYVEPESFTCDADALPLPPPPPDPLADFPFDGDLHLMRGLVRAAVAPLGMSEERVGLLLLAVNEVVSNAVEHGGGHGRLVVWAEGPVVVCDVTDPGRMERSLPGFRTPEPTATRGYGLWVVRRVCDLLEIRTGPAGTQIRLRLSRA, from the coding sequence ATGAGCGCCACGACGACCGGCGCCGACCACGGGGCGCCGCCTCGGCTGGTGCACCACGCGCTGGTGTACGGCAGCGACGGCCACTTCGTGTCGGTGACCGCGCCCTTCTGCCAGGAGGGGCTGGCCGCCGGCGACAAGGTCCTGGCCGTCACCACCGCCGCCAACATCGCCCTGCTGCGGGCCGCGCTGGGCCGCGACGCCGACGACGTCGAGTTCGTCGAGGCCGCCGGCTGGTACGACGCGCCGGGCCGCACGCTCGCCGCCTACGACCGTTACGTGCAGGTCCACCAGGACGGGCGCCGCCGGGTGCGGGTCATCGGCGAGCCGGTCTGGCAGGGGCGCAGCGCGGCCGAGGAGACCGAGTGGATCCGGTACGAGTCGGCACTGAACGCGGCGTTCGCCGGGCAGCCGGCCTGGATCGTGTGCCCGTACGACGAGCGCGTCCTGCCCGGCCGGATCGTCGCCGAGGCCCGCCGCACCCACCCCGCGCTGCTGACCCCCGGCGGCGTGCGGCCGAGCGACGCCTACGTCGAGCCGGAGTCGTTCACCTGCGACGCCGACGCACTCCCGCTCCCCCCGCCGCCCCCTGACCCGCTCGCGGACTTCCCCTTCGACGGCGACCTGCACCTCATGCGCGGGCTGGTGCGGGCGGCGGTCGCCCCGCTCGGGATGTCCGAGGAGCGCGTCGGGCTGCTGCTGCTGGCCGTGAACGAGGTGGTCAGCAACGCGGTCGAGCACGGCGGCGGGCACGGCCGCCTGGTGGTGTGGGCCGAGGGGCCGGTCGTCGTCTGCGACGTGACGGACCCGGGGCGCATGGAGCGGTCCCTGCCCGGTTTCCGCACGCCCGAGCCGACCGCGACACGCGGGTACGGGCTGTGGGTGGTGCGCCGGGTCTGCGACCTGCTGGAGATCCGGACGGGGCCCGCGGGCACCCAGATCCGCCTGCGCCTGTCCCGCGCCTGA
- a CDS encoding MFS transporter gives MTEVKGTGGTGGPAARALLAARRPFPALLAAVLLLGVAESMAGPYLVLFGARRAHLTAFQIGVFVSATAVSGMLVSHWLGRRYDRAPSRWPAVAAAAVAGAGYLLLTGVRAYWLLLVVAVLFLGAQQAAFPQLFAMHRGHVEGGSAMPGGGTPLLRSAWSLAWAAGPVAGGALMAWRGFDALLPATALGLALTTLAVLLLPAPPRPAPTSDPTSGAPSAPVAAGGTTGRSGLWAAVGAFMVFHTAMFAGSVALPLYVTEDLGRPAGDVGLMFSVCALVEIPAALALLLLPARRRHGWVILAGMALFAGYFALAAAATTVLALVLAQVARGVAIAVVGALGITYVQDALPGAAGRATTLFANAVTAGSLVSGVAAGTVAQALGYRWALAGCAVLAALACALFALAERRGASSPG, from the coding sequence GTGACGGAGGTCAAGGGCACGGGCGGCACGGGCGGCCCCGCCGCCCGTGCCCTCCTGGCGGCGCGGCGGCCGTTCCCCGCGTTGCTCGCGGCCGTGCTGCTGCTCGGCGTCGCCGAGTCGATGGCGGGGCCGTACCTGGTGCTGTTCGGGGCGCGGCGGGCGCACCTGACGGCGTTCCAGATCGGGGTGTTCGTCTCGGCGACGGCGGTGAGCGGCATGCTCGTCAGCCACTGGCTCGGCCGCCGCTACGACCGCGCGCCGAGCCGGTGGCCGGCCGTGGCGGCCGCGGCGGTGGCCGGGGCCGGATACCTGCTGCTGACCGGGGTGCGGGCGTACTGGCTGCTGCTGGTGGTGGCGGTGCTGTTCCTCGGGGCGCAGCAGGCGGCCTTCCCGCAGCTGTTCGCCATGCACCGCGGCCATGTGGAGGGCGGCTCGGCGATGCCGGGCGGCGGGACGCCCCTCCTGCGCTCGGCGTGGTCGCTGGCCTGGGCGGCCGGGCCGGTGGCGGGGGGCGCGCTGATGGCGTGGCGGGGCTTCGACGCCCTGTTGCCGGCGACGGCGCTCGGCCTCGCCCTGACGACCCTGGCCGTCCTCCTGCTCCCCGCACCGCCCCGCCCCGCCCCCACCTCCGACCCCACCTCCGGCGCCCCCTCGGCGCCCGTGGCCGCCGGCGGCACGACGGGGCGGTCCGGGCTGTGGGCCGCGGTCGGCGCGTTCATGGTGTTCCACACCGCGATGTTCGCCGGCTCCGTGGCCCTGCCGCTCTACGTCACCGAGGACCTGGGCCGGCCGGCGGGCGACGTGGGCCTGATGTTCAGCGTCTGCGCGCTGGTCGAGATCCCGGCCGCGCTCGCCCTGCTCCTGCTGCCCGCCCGGCGCCGGCACGGCTGGGTGATCCTGGCCGGGATGGCGCTGTTCGCCGGGTACTTCGCGCTCGCCGCGGCCGCCACCACCGTCCTGGCGCTGGTGCTCGCCCAGGTCGCGCGGGGCGTGGCCATCGCCGTCGTGGGGGCGCTCGGCATCACGTACGTGCAGGACGCGCTCCCCGGCGCGGCCGGGCGGGCCACGACGCTGTTCGCCAACGCGGTCACGGCCGGCTCGCTGGTGTCCGGCGTGGCGGCCGGCACGGTCGCGCAGGCCCTCGGCTACCGGTGGGCCCTCGCGGGCTGCGCCGTCCTCGCGGCCCTGGCCTGCGCGCTGTTCGCCCTCGCCGAGCGGCGGGGCGCCTCCTCGCCCGGCTGA
- a CDS encoding phosphatase PAP2 family protein, translating into MTEHVKYYARAILLPLLLMAAVTYGAGEAILAWPTGEAGLSRSLAADRTSLWNTLTDYGTSLSDTPYIVALTAIAAILFRLLWKRWLESAFLIVAVWSQSLVFLATTEVVGRHRPPVQHLDPAPPTSSFPSGHVSAAVAFYCGLALVLSTHVRNRALQVLIWVLGVAAPLIVAFSRMYRGMHFFTDVTWGLLLGVACVIVAARAILYRRERQERRREVSRPVVAA; encoded by the coding sequence ATGACTGAGCACGTGAAGTACTACGCGCGAGCGATCTTATTGCCGCTGCTGCTGATGGCCGCGGTGACGTACGGGGCGGGTGAGGCCATCCTGGCCTGGCCCACCGGCGAGGCGGGCCTGAGCCGCAGCCTCGCGGCCGACCGCACGTCGCTGTGGAACACCCTCACCGACTACGGCACCAGCCTGTCCGACACCCCCTACATCGTCGCGCTCACCGCCATCGCCGCGATCCTCTTCCGGCTGCTGTGGAAGCGCTGGCTGGAGTCGGCCTTCCTGATCGTGGCCGTGTGGAGCCAGTCGCTGGTCTTCCTCGCCACCACCGAGGTCGTCGGGCGGCACCGGCCGCCGGTGCAGCACCTCGACCCCGCCCCGCCCACCTCCAGCTTCCCGTCCGGGCACGTCAGCGCGGCCGTCGCGTTCTACTGCGGGCTCGCGCTCGTGCTCAGCACACACGTCCGCAACCGGGCGCTCCAGGTGCTGATCTGGGTGCTGGGCGTCGCGGCCCCGCTGATCGTGGCGTTCTCCCGGATGTACCGGGGGATGCACTTCTTCACGGACGTGACCTGGGGGCTGCTGCTCGGGGTGGCGTGCGTGATCGTCGCGGCGCGGGCCATCCTCTACCGGCGCGAGCGGCAGGAGCGCCGGCGAGAGGTGTCCCGGCCGGTCGTGGCCGCCTGA
- a CDS encoding phosphatase PAP2 family protein → MVASLAVALIMVPFTLLLVVAKMPLNDLDRGVAVELHEYALAHPGVTRVLIVWTDALGPWPWRIAVVAYAAWLLYRGAPRLAAWAVTTVTVGGLLGLALKIVVARARPHLPDPVALAPGDSFPSGHAVNVTLGAGVVVLLLLPSLPRWGRRLAWALAWFAVLSVAYTRVALGVHYVSDVVGGIVLGVAVIAATSAAFETWRREQGRRPASPVAEGVEPESVKVTHD, encoded by the coding sequence ATGGTCGCGAGTCTCGCCGTGGCGCTGATCATGGTCCCGTTCACCCTGCTGCTCGTCGTGGCGAAGATGCCGCTGAACGACCTGGACCGCGGCGTCGCCGTGGAACTGCACGAGTACGCGCTCGCCCACCCCGGGGTGACCCGGGTGCTCATCGTCTGGACCGACGCGCTCGGGCCGTGGCCCTGGCGGATCGCGGTCGTCGCGTACGCCGCCTGGCTGCTCTACCGGGGCGCGCCCCGGCTGGCCGCCTGGGCGGTCACCACCGTGACCGTGGGCGGGCTGCTCGGCCTGGCACTCAAGATCGTCGTGGCCCGGGCCAGGCCGCACCTGCCGGACCCCGTCGCGCTCGCGCCGGGCGACTCCTTCCCGTCGGGCCACGCCGTCAACGTGACGCTCGGCGCGGGCGTGGTCGTCCTGCTCCTGCTGCCCTCGCTGCCCCGGTGGGGGCGGCGGCTGGCCTGGGCGCTCGCCTGGTTCGCGGTGCTCAGCGTGGCCTACACGCGGGTGGCGCTCGGCGTGCACTACGTGAGCGACGTGGTCGGCGGGATCGTGCTGGGCGTGGCGGTGATCGCCGCGACCTCGGCGGCGTTCGAGACGTGGCGGCGCGAGCAGGGGCGCAGACCGGCCTCGCCGGTGGCCGAAGGAGTGGAACCCGAATCGGTGAAGGTGACACATGACTGA
- a CDS encoding diacylglycerol/lipid kinase family protein: protein MSPTVAVVAHRKKTLGAGLDRLRVLITEEGVADLLWYEVPKSKKAPKKVRKALKEGAELVFVWGGDGMVQRCADALADSKVPMAILPAGTANLFANNLGIPIDLEETVRIGFHGRREKLDLGVLNGEHFAVMAGAGFDAEMIAETDGAAKRRLGKLSYVKAAVRGVGGPLVPMKVDIDGTTWFDGMASCLLLGNVSTIAGGIEAFDDARPDDGWLDVGVATAKGPVQWARVLGRMAAGRSDESPFVRITRARKVSATFGSPLTYELDGGDRGSVTAIEAEAAPGALTLCLPPVT from the coding sequence ATGTCCCCCACCGTGGCGGTGGTAGCGCACCGCAAGAAGACCTTAGGCGCGGGCCTCGACAGGCTCCGCGTGCTCATCACCGAGGAAGGCGTCGCCGACCTGCTCTGGTACGAGGTGCCGAAGAGCAAGAAGGCGCCCAAGAAGGTTCGCAAGGCCCTCAAGGAGGGCGCCGAGCTGGTGTTCGTCTGGGGCGGCGACGGCATGGTGCAACGCTGCGCCGACGCGCTCGCCGACTCCAAGGTGCCGATGGCCATCCTGCCGGCCGGCACCGCGAACCTGTTCGCGAACAACCTCGGCATCCCCATCGACCTGGAGGAGACCGTGCGGATCGGCTTCCACGGGCGGCGCGAGAAGCTGGACCTCGGCGTGCTGAACGGCGAGCACTTCGCCGTGATGGCGGGCGCCGGGTTCGACGCCGAGATGATCGCCGAGACCGACGGGGCGGCCAAGCGGCGGCTCGGCAAGCTCAGCTACGTCAAGGCGGCCGTGCGCGGCGTCGGCGGGCCGCTGGTGCCGATGAAGGTCGACATCGACGGCACGACCTGGTTCGACGGCATGGCGAGCTGCCTGCTGCTGGGCAACGTGAGCACGATCGCGGGCGGCATCGAGGCCTTCGACGACGCCCGGCCGGACGACGGCTGGCTGGACGTGGGCGTCGCGACGGCGAAGGGCCCGGTGCAGTGGGCGCGGGTGCTCGGCCGGATGGCGGCCGGGCGCTCCGACGAGTCGCCGTTCGTGCGGATCACCCGGGCCAGGAAGGTGTCGGCGACGTTCGGCTCGCCGCTGACGTACGAGCTGGACGGCGGCGACCGCGGCAGCGTGACCGCGATCGAGGCCGAGGCGGCCCCCGGCGCGCTCACGCTCTGCCTGCCGCCCGTGACCTGA
- a CDS encoding PP2C family protein-serine/threonine phosphatase: protein MTDERRPADLTYPSLLEDSAEDLYEHAPCGYLSTLLDGSVLRANGTLLGWLGYRREEVVGRLSFTDLLSVGGKIYYETHYAPLLRMQGQAGGIALELRTAAGERLPVLATSVVKPDRQGRPLLVRTTLFDARDRRAYERELLRARQELERERARLQKVLATLQRSLLPPSLPDVPGLEAVAHYHTAAPDDLGGDFYDLFELGGGRWCFFLGDVCGKGPAAAALTSLARYTLRAAALPGPGPAAMLETLHQTLQERGDGADCGYCTALAGVLTRLAGGGFDVVVAAGGHPPALLLRADGAAEYLDTPGGTPVGLLSEPEFVTARARLAPGDTLLLYTDGLTDARAGPGGPDRLGDDALLDFGRRLAPAGPARLVEAVVDLLEELGPGVEDDTALLALGVPRGTG, encoded by the coding sequence ATGACGGACGAGCGCCGGCCGGCGGACCTCACGTACCCGTCGCTGCTGGAGGACAGCGCCGAGGACCTCTACGAGCACGCCCCCTGCGGCTACCTGTCCACCCTCCTCGACGGCTCCGTCCTCAGGGCCAACGGCACGCTGCTCGGCTGGCTCGGCTACCGGCGCGAGGAGGTCGTCGGCCGCCTGTCCTTCACCGACCTGCTCTCCGTCGGCGGCAAGATCTACTACGAGACCCACTACGCGCCGCTGCTGCGCATGCAGGGCCAGGCCGGCGGCATCGCGCTGGAGCTGCGCACCGCCGCGGGCGAGCGGCTGCCGGTGCTGGCCACCTCCGTGGTCAAGCCCGACCGGCAGGGCCGGCCGCTGCTGGTGCGCACCACCCTGTTCGACGCCCGCGACCGGCGCGCGTACGAGCGGGAGCTGCTGCGGGCCCGCCAGGAGCTGGAACGCGAGCGCGCCCGGCTGCAGAAGGTGCTGGCCACGCTGCAACGCAGCCTGCTGCCGCCGTCGTTGCCCGACGTGCCGGGCCTGGAGGCCGTCGCGCACTACCACACCGCCGCCCCCGACGACCTCGGCGGCGACTTCTACGACCTGTTCGAGCTGGGCGGCGGGCGCTGGTGCTTCTTCCTCGGCGACGTGTGCGGCAAGGGGCCGGCCGCCGCGGCGCTGACCTCGCTGGCCCGCTACACGCTGCGGGCCGCCGCCCTGCCCGGCCCCGGCCCCGCCGCCATGCTGGAGACGCTGCACCAGACGCTCCAGGAGCGCGGCGACGGCGCCGACTGCGGCTACTGCACGGCCCTGGCGGGCGTGCTGACCCGGCTCGCGGGCGGCGGGTTCGACGTCGTGGTGGCCGCCGGCGGCCATCCGCCCGCCCTGCTGCTGCGCGCGGACGGCGCCGCCGAGTACCTGGACACGCCCGGCGGCACGCCGGTCGGGCTGCTGTCCGAGCCGGAGTTCGTGACCGCGCGGGCCCGGCTGGCGCCGGGCGACACGCTGCTGCTCTACACCGACGGCCTCACCGACGCCCGCGCCGGCCCCGGCGGCCCCGACCGGCTGGGCGACGACGCCCTGCTCGACTTCGGCCGCCGGCTCGCCCCGGCCGGCCCGGCGCGGCTGGTCGAGGCCGTGGTGGACCTGCTGGAGGAGCTCGGCCCCGGCGTCGAGGACGACACCGCCCTGCTGGCGCTCGGCGTCCCGCGCGGGACGGGCTGA
- a CDS encoding alpha/beta fold hydrolase — MVGVLAAARAPERFAKLVLLVPSPRYIDDEDGYRGGFTAADIDELLESLEDNYLGWSAAMAPAIMGNPERPELAAELTNAFCRTDPAIARAFARVTFLSDSRGELGTVAVPTLILECERDMIAPREVGAYVRAAIPGSRLVTLPASGHCPQLSAPDATAVAIAAFAGR; from the coding sequence ATGGTCGGCGTGCTGGCCGCCGCTCGCGCGCCCGAGCGGTTCGCCAAGCTGGTGCTGCTGGTGCCCTCGCCCCGCTACATCGACGACGAGGACGGCTACCGCGGCGGCTTCACCGCGGCCGACATCGACGAGCTGCTGGAGTCGCTGGAGGACAACTACCTCGGCTGGTCGGCCGCCATGGCCCCGGCCATCATGGGCAACCCGGAGCGGCCCGAGCTGGCCGCGGAGCTGACCAACGCCTTCTGCCGCACCGACCCGGCGATCGCCCGCGCCTTCGCCCGGGTCACGTTCCTGTCCGACAGCCGGGGCGAGCTCGGCACGGTCGCCGTCCCGACCCTCATCCTGGAGTGCGAGCGCGACATGATCGCGCCACGCGAGGTGGGGGCGTACGTGCGGGCCGCCATCCCCGGCAGCCGCCTGGTCACGCTGCCCGCGAGCGGCCACTGCCCGCAGCTCAGCGCCCCCGACGCCACGGCCGTGGCGATCGCGGCCTTCGCCGGGCGATGA
- a CDS encoding catalase, translating to MSEPNPIKSAVDKVVDAVTEHGHPPKAEIPGVPNSEPPSLDQPTEPREPLPPKPDQTGPDTFSPTGQPTGADQAAMAQGGAFLTSAQGVRLRDTDHSLKAGPRGPVLLQDFHLREKIMHFDHERIPERVVHARGAAAHGVFRSYGTAANITRAAFLAEGVETPVFVRFSTVLGSRGSADTVRDTRGFATKFYTSEGVYDLVGNNIPVFFIQDGIKFPDVIHAGKPHPDREIPQAQSAHDTFWDFVSLHTEATHHTLWNMSDRGIPRSYRMMEGFGVHTFRLVNAEGATTLVKFHWKPKLGVHSLTWEEAQMISGVDPDYHRRDLADAIEAGAYPQWELGVQVFPDTPDQMFEGIDLLDPTKIVPEELAPVQPIGLMELNRNPSNYFAETEQVAFHAGHLVPGIDVTDDPLLAARLFSYLDTQLTRLGGPNFPQIPINRPHAPVNDMLRDGFHQDAVHRGVAPYKPNSLDGGCPFHAGAGEGAYVEVPAEVAGRKVREAPASYADHFSQARLFWLSMSPVEREHIIDAYTFELGKCYEQAVKERQLRVLANIDPVLCREVAQGLGLPAPEPSEPLAEPMPSRALSQVGREWPGDGRIIGIVADDSCDLASVGAVRQAVLAAGMVPLIIAPKGGMLGTLPVQRTFLTARSVEFDALLLAGAPMPGKDAYGARDAKAGNRLADEVVDPRVVLMVMEVYRHAKAIGGWGTAVRALAQAGVPEQAPGVVVGDDGEGVLRGVMGLMSLHRAWDRFPPAADVA from the coding sequence ATGAGCGAGCCCAACCCGATCAAGTCCGCGGTCGACAAGGTCGTGGACGCCGTCACCGAGCACGGCCACCCGCCGAAGGCCGAGATCCCCGGCGTGCCGAACAGCGAGCCGCCGTCCCTCGATCAGCCCACGGAGCCGCGCGAGCCCCTGCCGCCCAAGCCCGACCAGACGGGCCCGGACACCTTCTCCCCGACCGGTCAGCCGACCGGCGCGGACCAGGCCGCGATGGCGCAGGGCGGAGCGTTCCTGACCAGCGCCCAGGGCGTGCGGCTGCGCGACACCGACCACTCGCTCAAGGCCGGCCCGCGCGGGCCGGTGCTCCTGCAGGACTTCCACCTGCGCGAGAAGATCATGCACTTCGACCACGAGCGCATCCCCGAGCGCGTGGTGCACGCCCGCGGCGCCGCCGCCCACGGCGTCTTCCGCTCCTACGGCACGGCCGCGAACATCACCAGGGCCGCGTTCCTCGCCGAAGGGGTCGAGACGCCGGTCTTCGTGCGCTTCTCCACGGTGCTGGGCTCGCGCGGCTCGGCCGACACCGTACGCGACACGCGCGGGTTCGCGACCAAGTTCTACACCAGCGAAGGCGTGTACGACCTGGTCGGCAACAACATCCCGGTCTTCTTCATCCAGGACGGCATCAAGTTCCCCGACGTCATCCACGCCGGCAAGCCGCACCCGGACCGGGAGATCCCGCAGGCCCAGAGCGCCCACGACACGTTCTGGGACTTCGTCTCCCTGCACACCGAGGCCACCCACCACACGCTGTGGAACATGTCGGACCGGGGCATCCCCCGCTCCTACCGGATGATGGAGGGCTTCGGCGTCCACACCTTCCGCCTGGTGAACGCCGAGGGCGCGACCACGCTGGTGAAGTTCCACTGGAAGCCCAAGCTCGGCGTGCACTCCCTGACGTGGGAGGAGGCGCAGATGATCAGCGGCGTGGACCCGGACTACCACCGCCGCGACCTCGCCGACGCGATCGAGGCGGGCGCGTACCCGCAGTGGGAGCTGGGCGTCCAGGTCTTCCCCGACACCCCTGACCAGATGTTCGAGGGCATCGACCTGCTGGACCCGACGAAGATCGTCCCCGAGGAGCTGGCGCCGGTCCAGCCCATCGGCCTGATGGAGCTCAACCGCAACCCCTCCAACTACTTCGCCGAGACCGAGCAGGTCGCCTTCCACGCCGGGCACCTGGTGCCGGGCATCGACGTCACCGACGACCCGCTGCTGGCCGCCCGGCTGTTCTCCTACCTCGACACCCAGCTCACCCGGCTGGGCGGGCCCAACTTCCCGCAGATCCCCATCAACCGGCCGCACGCCCCGGTCAACGACATGTTGCGGGACGGCTTCCACCAGGACGCGGTGCACCGGGGGGTGGCGCCGTACAAGCCGAACTCGCTGGACGGCGGCTGCCCGTTCCACGCGGGCGCGGGCGAGGGCGCCTACGTCGAGGTGCCGGCGGAGGTGGCGGGGCGCAAGGTGCGCGAGGCGCCCGCCTCCTACGCCGACCACTTCAGCCAGGCGCGGCTGTTCTGGCTGAGCATGTCGCCCGTCGAGCGCGAGCACATCATCGACGCCTACACCTTCGAGCTGGGCAAGTGCTACGAGCAGGCGGTCAAGGAACGGCAGCTCCGGGTGCTGGCCAACATCGACCCGGTGTTGTGCCGGGAGGTGGCCCAAGGGCTCGGGCTGCCCGCGCCTGAGCCGTCCGAGCCGCTGGCCGAGCCGATGCCGAGCCGGGCGCTGTCGCAGGTCGGCCGGGAGTGGCCCGGCGACGGGCGCATCATCGGCATCGTCGCCGACGACTCGTGCGACCTCGCCTCCGTGGGCGCGGTGCGGCAGGCGGTGCTGGCCGCCGGCATGGTGCCGCTGATCATCGCGCCGAAGGGCGGCATGCTGGGGACGCTGCCGGTGCAGCGGACGTTCCTGACCGCCCGCTCGGTCGAGTTCGACGCCCTGCTGCTGGCGGGCGCGCCGATGCCGGGCAAGGACGCCTACGGCGCGCGCGACGCCAAGGCCGGCAACCGCCTGGCGGACGAGGTCGTGGACCCGCGCGTGGTGCTCATGGTCATGGAGGTCTACCGGCACGCCAAGGCCATCGGCGGCTGGGGGACGGCCGTGCGGGCGCTCGCCCAGGCGGGCGTGCCCGAGCAGGCCCCCGGCGTGGTCGTCGGCGACGACGGCGAGGGCGTCCTGCGGGGGGTGATGGGGCTGATGTCCCTGCACCGCGCCTGGGACCGGTTCCCGCCGGCCGCCGACGTGGCCTGA
- a CDS encoding STAS domain-containing protein, which translates to MASQGGVPDFSRVWAIIALHESFDEATVADLEREIRLLSGQRGARLIIEVSGLHFLDGYGIDVLVLLAHHMRRQGGLMAVVDGRGHARHVLGEAGLEDLLPLFPSVSEAMLALSGGEPPA; encoded by the coding sequence GTGGCGTCGCAAGGAGGTGTTCCGGACTTCTCCCGGGTCTGGGCGATCATCGCTCTGCACGAGAGCTTCGACGAGGCCACGGTGGCCGATCTCGAACGGGAGATCCGGCTCCTCTCCGGGCAGCGGGGGGCACGGCTGATCATCGAGGTGAGCGGGCTGCACTTCCTCGACGGCTACGGCATCGACGTGTTAGTGCTGCTGGCGCACCACATGCGGCGGCAGGGCGGGCTGATGGCCGTGGTCGACGGCCGCGGCCACGCCCGGCACGTGCTGGGCGAGGCCGGCCTGGAGGACCTGCTGCCGCTGTTCCCCAGCGTGTCCGAGGCCATGCTCGCGCTGAGCGGCGGCGAGCCTCCCGCCTGA